In Aedes albopictus strain Foshan chromosome 3, AalbF5, whole genome shotgun sequence, the genomic window atcgggaccagtggatacggaaatcgggagttcgattccaagtagcggcaggtATTTTAATTATTCAATTCTAAAAGCGACAGTTCCAGTTCCACGTGTATTGCgttacggtatccataacctaattatatttaatcgaatcATTTggcgtataactattatttaacagcgCCTTTTTAAGATGttgttcagttagtggttacataggagtcgAGAAAAGAGCTGTGACTTGAAGCTGCTCGCACATATGtaaaacacagtaactcagcatcaagccgtattgatgacgctttgttgacgtttacattcacaagaaACGTTAGTTGGGTATCGTCCgagccaaatgactttatgccaaatgtttcAGTTTGGAATTTCTTTATGGGAAATATGGGTTTGGTCGGTTAGGAATAAGTTTCTCTGGGAGGGAACAGGACTTTAGTCTAGGATTAAGGAGCTCGATTAAGGGATTTTTCCTGTAACTCCTGAAGCATTCTAATgagaaattcttaatggaatccCATGAATCCTGAAGGTTTCGCTTAAGAAACACTTGGGGAATTTCTTGAACTTTTACTggatttttagaaggaatttttaaaaattttctatgagaaacttcttgaaaattttcagaaataactcctcgGAGATTTCTATGAGGAACATTTGTATGGCTCCCAGAAGGAGATTCTTTGGGCTgtgcagaagaactcctggaatgcTAATAGAAAACACGCAGTAATACATCCtggcagtgtgtggatttttatcgcgaaccactgaatggtccatactcagcaagtgatacattcgcgaatgtaacatttcgtgaaccgacatgctcggaaacgctcctcgaaatgctgttcattctcttgtccggttcgacacgagagcgcaatcaagagagaagatgctcgatgacgctaatgaaagctatgcattcggtaagaatattttattgccatatttttttttattgtgactacacaacatGCAACGgtatgaatacagttaaattaaatagtaggtagttcacgtttttaaagcgaaaacacATTAAATACTGATAAatataacgattattcacagttgtcccaagccaacgatgagagatcatcggtaagtgttacacttagcgatgcccgctcatcgccgcagcttgtctatatcggagtatcttctttgtgttccttcgtgaaccatgcgactcgacgagagaacatacaccgcttggtaattgaaacagaaccaacagaagggaagaaaaactgccgagtgatTTACTTATCTTTTTTTCGTCTAAACATTGCATCCTGGATAATTTTCAAAGAAGAAAGATTTATTCCAACAAAATTTCGTGGTACATGAAAAAcaaagttccagaagaaatttctgctacTCACAAATACTAAAAAAAACTCCTATACAGGAATCCACCGAAGaacacttggagaaatttattggaTGAGTCTCATAAGGATTTCCTGGGAAACCACCagaagaaaatctttaaagaatcccagaaagaaatttggatgaaattctagaaacatttttgaacgaatcccagaaatactcctggagctgGAGGAATAGGGTttggaactacttgggcacccgcaccAATTCCCGGCACTccccagcaaaacaaatcaaaatatcacttgccgcatattttccgaacgctcttccgtaggtaatcatttcccgcaacatttccgcaatgggattcacagtcaatgagctacactttcactctgaagcagcacaagtgctcaaaacaaaaattacacGCAGAagagtgcacttcggcagcacaaagatggtgCCGaaatgatttcccatttgattttgctggaagttcgaaTTGGTACtgaactaggtgcagtaaactcgttcaaaatcaacttccgGCAGAAAATATCCACAATAATcattgttaacaacaagttcacgcaataaggtatctgattcagatggaagaagtggatgaaaatggtcgattttgaaggtatttcagaaaataatcttgtaagaattcctgtaggaagttCTGATGAaacggaggaacttctgtagaaatttcggaaaaaatcttgatgaatctcagaagcaattcctggatgaatttaaaAATGACAATCCTTTACTTCTTAGGACATAAAATATCCTCATGTCTATCATacgatacacatgcaaaattatcattgtcagagaaagctctcagtctaTATAGCTGTAAAATTGCTTGTAAAGAACACCAAGCgtagaaacaggctctgtccgtGTTGGGACGTAACGCTTAgaagaaaatgaaatgaaaaacctACAACGATTCATACCTGGCAATCCGCAACTTTTCCGCTTCGCTCCGGCCGTCGTACAGGAAATCTCCGTCGCGTTCAACTGTGTCAATGTCTTGTGTATATTGGAGCTTTCAAGCGATTCCTGCATAATTCCGTTGTACTCCTCCAGCTGCGGAATGTTGCCAGTTTGGTAGCACGACATCGGTCCCGTGATTTCGTAAAACGGCCTTCCCTGTTTGTCGATCTTCTGGTATACCGTCGCGACCACGGCGATCGATACACTGTGGGCCTCCTCCAGCCCGGGTCCACCGCGCTGGGACTCACGGAAGTCGCAATATTCGGCCGCCTTCAGTAGACTGAACGGTCCTTGCTCCACCACTCGCACGATCAGAGGAACCTCGTTCATCATGTGCAGCACCGCGAACGGGATTTCTCCGCGCGCTTTCGCCACCTCCATGGCTTGGGTTTCGATGGCCGGAATGACCACCGTTGTGACGCTCGGCGGAACGGCCATAGTCGCTGGCGCCGGTTTCCAGTCTTCCTGCCGTACGATTCCGTGAGTTTTTAGCTCGTGATGTTTCAGCGAGTACTGCTTGGCAAACAGACTTTGGCAGATTGCGCACCGGAACCCGGCAGATAGCTGGGTCACCTCATGCTGTGGCTTTCGGTTCTGGGCTGCGTTGGACATTTTGGATCGATTCGAAGCTGTTACGTCACGTGCTGGACAGAGTTGAATTTGAAATcaacattttcaatgcaaatatttacaaaatgatccaaaaaataaatgtaaatgtaGCATTTACTTACCCGGAAACAGAAGAGATTTCTACGACACACAGTTTTATCGATAGCGTGCTCAGAAATTTAAACATTCACTTTTCAACCGGAAGTTTTTGAATCCGTATTCAAAACGAGTCTGGCTTACTTTGATGGTCTCATGTGTGATGcgagtttcaattttttttttgtgacttCTCAAGATTTTTTATCACGCAAACACTGAATTACACATTAATCACTCGTTCTTAAGTTAAAATTGCTATTAAACAATAATTGAACACTGAATTTCTCTACGGACTTGAAATTAAACTTTTGCGAAAATCAAAAATCACTCATCCGATCCTGCGAGGTCGCAGACTCGCAGATCTGATCCGTTCTTTTGCGTCCCAGCCCAGCTTTTGCGAAAGACACGCGTGAGGCGTGACAAGTGAAAGTGTGTAGAGATTTCTACTTCACCGGAAAAATAAGAGGGCTAACTCAAAAGCTACGTAACGTTATGAGAATGAATCCTGGTTACACTACGGGTGACTTCATTCCAGCTGCTGGCCAAAACTAtttacattttaattttccaatcTGCGGGTAAATAACAAGAACAGAATTGTGCTGATTCTCTTTAAAGTTGATTTTCTCCATCTCGAGGTTGAAGCGACCATCGAGGTAGGAAGAGAACTTATCaaaaaccaatttgtaatgcacactagatacGAATTTCGAAATTTTTATATGGACAAAAGCAGACAAAAGCctatgcgggccaaaattgagcCTACGTAGTTTAAGGACAGCGCCCTAGGAAAACCCGtagacaaacagatgtcactttgcCTTTTCAGAATGTTTTGCAtctaaagcgcagtttcgagttcgaaaggaatcgctcaagaaacttcttgagtgattcctgacagaaactttcttcggtgactgccatttgaactgtcttcgctactgcgtactgcgatcgaagaaaaatcggtttcttgagcgattcaggcaaggaattttccatgcatcaagatagactgagaaattccttctgatctgcaaacagcgcttaaaaGCCCAGTTTCGTATTCAAAATAAATCTCTCGAGAAATGTCTTGCCCTATTCCtgcacccaaaaaaaaaatttgttataGTTCCTACCGAATCCGTGGTAAAAATAAGAACTGCACCAACGATTTTTAACCGAATGCGAAATTCTGttaataattggcttctttaaggacatagttgcaagCGTCCAAAAATGGCAGCCAGCATGGCAGTCGCTCACACCTTTACCCTTCCTTCTCCTCACCATAATGATCGACGAGCACAGAGGatgagtaaaaaaaaatcttaaataaggCTAGCTTACCTGCTCAAACTGCACTGCGATTACTACTCGTGATGAATAACAAAATTTCACACTAGTTGCGAAGAACtccttttgaatatttttgatagTTTCATATTTTCGTGCCAAAATATAGCACACACCGCATCTTTCTTCGATGACGAGCACGCCTCGCACCTTTTTCAAAACACTTTTTTGGGCACTTCCACATATACCAGCACTGTGAAAATTTGATGCGATACAGAGAAATGGTCCTATTTTCCTTTGGTTGGGCGTTTGTCCTCGAAAACTTATTTATTTCCCACTTTTTTGGtcggaaaactgattcaatttcaGTCGCGGTCTGCTAAACTGAAACGCGCACCGTAAAACTGCGTGTTGTTGTTCAGTGCAAAATAGATTTGAATCAATCGCTGTTACTTTTAATCACGCAGGACAACTATATAATTGCTAACATTTTTTCATATTATGAAAACATCTTTAAAAGTACATGCCAAACAATGTTAAGATAGACAAGAACATGCTTTTGTAAGTTATGTGTTATTATTAGTATATTTGATGTCACCCCACATTACGGTAGTACCCTCCGGTGAGAGAGGTGcaagagaagagaggagagaagTGTCaacaaacgtaaataaaactttgCACAGTGTGGTAAATGTTGGCGATACTAAGCAAATATTGTTTGGGAAACAGATTTCAGAATGATGTTGAGCATTTTGTGACGATGAACCGACTGAATCAATAAAATGAAAGTGaaatttaaaagaaaatataCTGTTCACGTTCAATGGTTTAGTtcaacagaagttttttttttcgtttcattaACCAAGGTACGTTGCGCACTGTGTACTGCTGGTTTGTTTTGGTcaagtgggtggttgggagagaATTTGAACGGGAGACAAAAGTATTGTTATGATTTCCAGCAACCTTCACCTTCGATGTTGAGATatgtcgatattctgaatctgcatgtcaaactgagtcgaaatccaaattttcatgaattttggtgcccgggaacctgtttaaaaagctgtcaaacagttacccagctgtcaaaaggtgatttctaaaaatctcttagaaattgattttagatgccaaaataaagttaaaaaaatctgaaaaaaatcacagtggctcagaaaaaggtgctttttcgtataaaatcaaaaaatcgatacatttttcaaaatttaaaaacccaattgtactgaaacattgtcaatattgtcATGCGTGcggtaccgttgactgaaaacattcttgattCTACTATTTTAGCATTGTATTTTCGACCATGTCAACTTGAATGCTACGCGTCttggataaacatggtcaaaaatacaacgtCAAAATAGTAGCATCAATAATGTTTTCAGTCAACGGCGGCATAGCAATATTgataatgtttcagtacaattaacagaattttgcattcggttgaaaattgttggtgcagtgcttaattttaccatggtttCGGTAGAAACAACAAATTTAATTTCAATGTGGTAGAATgtttctacagtgactgccatttgaattgttatTTCTTCCCAACTGCCCTAAgcaaccaataagcatttaaaatagcattccttcagcatcgtgtatttttttttcgtgtaaatggatcactaaaataactaaaacggccgctatgaattgAACaggtagcgccaccgtagccttgtgtgtttgacgcaactcgactgctgtcactgtgttaccgttcatatacggtggcgcttttgttttgatgcggtgagtagtaGAAAAGTCGGCTTTAATGATCCATTACCTTTTGTGTAACCCGCATAGAAATTTACAATCGGGTTCTTCAGGGGTATCCAAATTATTTCATGATCAgattctccgtccaaaaattagtcgaaatctaaagtttcataatttttggcgTCCGGGGAACTGTTTTTAACCCTcgggcgatcgcgctgttgtattttgtacaacacgtggaaaaaatctcgctttttgtattcagtattagcgtggtgctggcagtggtggccaaccgcgcgagttacggaaggttaaaatgtatttaaagtttgtatggggaattttttttgttagggtcgaactgtcattttatcgattgaactgtcattctatccacgaaaatttactgttttgttaatttaactttcaaaacaaaggtattgaaattcagcaaaatcacgttatactcagaaaaattggctctttcgattaggctatagaaaatagcaatattttattcactaaacaacccaattcgtgCTATTGCTCATATCATAAGACGTCCATTCGTAGAATGATTACTTCAAAACTAGTAATCGTTTTATGATTCGATGATAGGAATTGGCAAATTGACATTATTCAATATTATTTGGGTATCATTACACTTATGATAACGATACAATCAATAATACATGAATCTTTTCTAATAATATCGTTCTGATAAGTTTTCGAGTTTTGTGGATCTTTTAAGTAAAAGCAATGCAATGACATAGAATTACTTTAGTATGCGTTACTGTTTAGCCATCAGTGATAAAATCACACACCTTTAAGCTCGCGTTTCAGTACTTCTGAGCACCAAAAACAACACTGCAGTCTCGGCTGCAGTGAATGCACTATTTTGCTCATGCGAGGAACACTTTGCCAACAAAATCTGCCACACTAAAAAACTGTTTTCATGCCAGCAGCTGCCGTTCCCTAGCTTTGCAAACACTTGAAAGTTTTGTGAAACGGCTGCAATAGCAACATAGTATGCTGAAGTGGATTATTTGAAACGTTCCTTTTCACGcagaatggatcaatgaagcaaactttttCAGTGTTCGCCGCATGTTAACAAAGGCGCCAccgtacacgctaaggtcagtttacctcttttacaaaaagtgcacaaccgcaaatatgcgtaaatgatactcaaatacagtgaggattcgctcgttgggtcacgactgcgccccgattagcgaatcgtgtccgttcgttggggcaactgtcAACTGAtccaaatgctctagacacacgcaagtgacgagaaatgcgtcacgaaacactcacatacttgcgcaaacggtctgcatacaggagctgcgatgcggcgacggtcagacgtcaaactcgttttgacatcgattttgacattgacagtgctttttagttgggttttgccccagctagcgaacatccaaccatcgagacagcccatctaacgagccgccaacaaacgaatcgggactgtataggtaaacaagactcaaatatgggtaatgtgtactaattgtaacccaaatatgggtaaatattaccaataaatgcgaatgtgcacttttgcaaaatatgagttttatttacccatattttagaaaaataggtaaactgaccttagcgtgtatatggacatagagataagtgacatttcaacacacgtacactagcttgaatttttccatacacaaaaatgcacgccaattcaaaggctattcagattgcatatgaaaatattacccaattgatttgggtaaaacggctaaataatgataaaactaacaaccggggtaagagtgcacatattttccctcaagtttcacaactacatctacaaaagagacacgcatacatttgaacgtgattaccactattaaCGTCACAATGTGACACACAGTGACACACAAaagagttatgtcaaacacacaaggctacggtggcgctatctgttcgttTCATAGCGCCCTTTTGctttattttagtgatccattcttGTATCACAGCTTCCCCGAAGCTGATGATTTTCGCTAATTGCTATTTCCTCTTCACAACATCACCGAGTTTCAACCTACCGCGACCACCGATTCAATTTGGCGTACTGCGTAAATACCGCGCAAAGAGTTAGCAAAGGTCATCTTATTGTTGTGAACGAGCATCCAACGTACAGGCGAATGCCCCCTATGGAAGCGTCATCGGCAAGGCTCGTCTCATCACGACGACGGATGGACGacgaccgccgccgccgacgacgacgacgacgacgaacaggAGCAATAACAACAGAACGCCATCATCTGCAACAGCAGCAAGATGCTGCCCGCGCGCGCTCTCCGCGATACTTTTAATGTGTAATTAATTGTAGTATTGTGAACTTTGTAAATAGTCCGTGTAaataaatgtgcatgtttttattTATGTAATGTCCGCGTGTGGAAGATATTCTCTCGGCCGCATATCCTCATCCCCCGGACATGAAAGTGGCGACGAGGTTTTCCGTAGTTGGGTCGTATCGCAGCTCCAAACGATCAACTCAACGATCCTACGCGGGAGGGAAGATGGACGAAAATGCACCGTCATCGTCGCACAGCAGAACCCGGCAGGAGTCGCACATCGCCAATGTCCTCCTGCAGGAGCACGGGTTTGCTTCCGAATGATGGTCATTAATCCCCATCATCCAACGCCATCGCCGAATTTGGCAACCAAGTGGAAGTCCAGTGGGAGTCCGAACGCGCAGTCAGCGTCCTCCCATGGCAGCGCGGTTCGATTCGGAGGATGGATATTCCCTCCAACATCACCAGGATCAAACATGCACCGCAGCAAGGAGTCCGATGCCATCTACACACGGTATGCTCCTATGGTGATTGATCGTCGATCTACAAGATGGCTGTTTTTGCATCGACATAATCACCAACATCTTTTGGACTTGGCAGTCGCAGCTCGTCAGGAGACGCACTCATCGACGCAGTTAACTCCAGCAGCACAATGACTCGGTCCACAAGACAGCCGCTCGTTTTCCACCATTCCAAATCAACACCGTTCGGATCACGAAAGGCAGCAGAAGCCAGACGttttcctggccacgtccttctgCGTAAGCCCGGTTTTGATCCCCAAGATGCACAACGTCATCGGATGCGACCTGTCTGGCCACACAGCAGCAGCAGATAGTCGGCATCCTGTGCATCATTATTTTCCACGGTAGGCGCAATGGTGGGGCAACAACGAGCTTCACTCCACATCGTACGATCAAGGGTTTCTTCGTAGCCTCGAAGAAAAGCACCTTGGTCCAATATCGTTCGTCATCCTAAAAGGGGGAGATGTTGTGAACGAGCATCCAACGTACAGGCGAATGCCCCCTATGGAAGCGTCATCGGCAAGGCTCGTCTCATCACGACGACGGATGGACGacgaccgccgccgccgacgacgacgacgacgacgaacaggAGCAATAACAACAGAACGCCATCATCTGCAACAGCAGCAAGATGCTGCCCGCGCGCGCTCTCCGCGATACTTTTAATGTGTAATTAATTGTAGTATTGTGAACTTTGTAAATAGTCCGTGTAaataaatgtgcatgtttttattTATGTAATGTCCGCGTGTGGAAGATATTCTCTCGGCCGCATATCCTCATCCCCCGGACATGAAACTTATACTTGCGACACACATGTGATTCAAGAATCACTGTAAAATTACGCTTTAAATGAGTATCATACTGAAAATTATTATGGAttcgattggaaatcaaaaaactttttcagaaaaatatttttgttaattttggtttgtttacaacatacatcggaagtgacgtgtatgatattgcgcgcaaaccctaaaattttattcccacctttgggtttccgcgccgaagacccagctccagattcggcgacaaagagatttgacagcagtcgccgggcagttggcaatcctgatatttgacggcggtcatccgttagctgtgggagtggattgttgtcatgcaaatagagcatttcgctgaaaatgcatgtgtattttgttattgttgacagatttttttctgtgttagtgtgaaatatagcgatttgctgtatcgcgtaagctttcgctggaagaaaacatcATATAACTCAGCGaggcaaagaaaattttcaatgaaaaatgcaATAGTGCAACAtggaacgcacacagcgcactacacccggtactgaaaaaaagtgtcgctagtcgaaaagtgtcgctagtcaaaacgtcgctattcggtttggcgctggcgccataatattatcgtcgcaccaccaaatcgtagtcgtcgctagaagcacatgcgaagttgcagctgcgaagtaaatttgaatctattttttctgttgcgcatcattaagctaattaagagcaatacactcagccaaataaccttaagattttcataaggcccaacttatgaaacggcctttaaataattcataatgatgcggatgaatttcataaggtcactctatgacgtaaaatcgtctcacagcttggcttttattgatgtttagcaacatgttattctcaagcgtcggtagccgtgcgGATAAGACACGGACTCGGTGATCCCgatgttcatggatcgaatccagtctgcttcattttaagatatttttgttcttttcataagtctgtcttatgaaatttgtcataacaagcacgatcaatttttataaggtattcttatgccatccataagaatagggtcctaaaatgaaaaatattttcccggttttgttgcataacacgaaagagcatgcttttctgatctcaatggtaatttttccgaacttaaacaataacagaatagttaataaacttgaaaataaaataatgatgagcaggtcttgtttgacactcgaggtcaaccttgacgtaacgaaagtgaaacggcgggttgcaaaagacaccacattggctcacttttgacaataaatgttcctgtttgacatacacggtaaacaaaatttacccaaaatgtaatgctaaacaaggagtgttgcaaaaatttttaaaatttttgaaaatatattttatgggctttacctaataggaatacttaaaaaatgagtaaacatgtcgtttaaatcaatgcttgatcgaattatgcagaaattgagataggcctttaggagcctattagttatagcaaattttcataaggtatttcgatgaatttcgctagtttttttcgctgagtgtaatacgcactaatccaaattgagttgcgacatttctaagtaggttaaaaatcaattttcgcacgtttggTCACtttgtattatgtttccagttcaaaaccgaattagcgacattttttctttgacttccgctgcttttgccttgcgttaaacac contains:
- the LOC109427320 gene encoding uncharacterized protein LOC109427320, which codes for MSNAAQNRKPQHEVTQLSAGFRCAICQSLFAKQYSLKHHELKTHGIVRQEDWKPAPATMAVPPSVTTVVIPAIETQAMEVAKARGEIPFAVLHMMNEVPLIVRVVEQGPFSLLKAAEYCDFRESQRGGPGLEEAHSVSIAVVATVYQKIDKQGRPFYEITGPMSCYQTGNIPQLEEYNGIMQESLESSNIHKTLTQLNATEISCTTAGAKRKSCGLPVIRPHEVNGPLPSTSVTNKIKRKIAPKPTNAAVPVPIKRATLKQPRAIAVAHNPAEVTIHHNTPPRLSYHQHQPLIKERSFQDIVTGSLLSPERPPNRPTMRHVETVEVISIDQEDPFRDINVMDLIGTGNEMLSADMEVDIEGPDDGIYIPVL